The following are from one region of the Colius striatus isolate bColStr4 chromosome Z, bColStr4.1.hap1, whole genome shotgun sequence genome:
- the GFM2 gene encoding ribosome-releasing factor 2, mitochondrial isoform X3 → MLRIRKFSVNALKSSSLCNEHVYFRRRKMGVISVTQQNYSLRNYSSPPGDVKSLRSVISPHISRIRNIGIMAHIDAGKTTTTERMLYYSGYIRTLGDVDDGDTVTDFMVQERERGITIQSAAVTFDWKDYRINLIDTPGHVDFTVEVERCLRVLDGAVAVFDASAGVEAQTLTVWRQADKHQIPRICFLNKMDKNRASFTYAVESIKQKLKTKPLVLQLPIGESKTFRGLIDVVTKEQILWKPTSDLDDGKNFEQKPLLETDDPELFQEVRDARNTLIEQVADLDDEFAELVLGECSENFDLIPAAKLQSAIRRVTLAQKAVPVLCGSALKNKGVQPLLDAVTMYLPAPNERSYQFLQWYKDDLCALAFKVLHDKCRGPLVFVRVYSGSLKPQSAVYNINKSCTERMSRLLLPFADQQIEIPSLMPGNIALTVGLKQSATGDTIVSSKASAVAAARRAGRDAGGEKRPTSDTESLLLAGVEIPDPVFFCTIEPPSMAKQQAKLSSAGGEEEKG, encoded by the exons ATGTTGAGAATTAGGAAGTTTTCAGTGAATGCTTTAAAGTCGTCAAGTTTGTGCAATGAG CATGTGTACttcaggaggagaaaaatgGGAGTCATCAGTGTGACACAGCAAAACTACAGTCTAAGAAACTACAGTTCTCCACCAG GAGATGTTAAGTCTCTGCGTTCTGTCATCAGCCCTCACATCTCCAG AATCCGAAACATTGGCATTATGGCTCACATCGATGCAGGGAAGACCACGACCACAGAGAGGATGCTGTATTATTCTGGATACATAAGGACACTTGGAG ATGTTGATGATGGGGACACGGTCACAGATTTTATGGTGCAGGAGCGAGAGCGTGGTATTACCATTCAGTCCGCTGCTGTTACATTTGACTGGAAGGACTACAGAATCAATCTGATTGACACCCCAG GTCATGTGGACTTTACAGTGGAAGTTGAGCGTTGCTTGAGAGTCCTGGATGGAGCTGTAGCAGTGTTCGACGCTTCAGCTGGTGTTGAG GCCCAGACCCTGACAGTGTGGAGACAAGCAGACAAACATCAGATACCACGAATTTGCTTTTTGAACAAAATGGACAAAAACAGGGCAAG TTTTACATATGCTGTTGAGAGTATCAAACAAAAATTGAAGACAAAACCTTTGGTTTTACAG TTGCCAATTGGGGAATCCAAGACCTTCAGAGGACTAATTGATGTTGTGACAAAGGAACAGATACTTTGGAAACCTACTTCTGATTTGGATGATGGAAAAAACTTTGAGCAGAAGCCACTGCTGGAGACTGATGATCCTGAGCTTTTCCAAGAAGTCCGGGATGCCAGAAATACCTTAATAGAACAA GTTGCGGATCTGGACGATGAATTTGCAGAACTGGTTCTAGGAGAATGTAGTGAAAATTTTGACTTAATACCCGCTGCCAAG CTACAGTCTGCCATCCGCAGAGTCACGCTGGCTCAGAAAGCAGTGCCCGTGCTCTGTGGCAGTGCGCTGAAGAACAAGGGAGTGCAGCCCTTGCTGGATGCCGTTACCATGTACCTGCCTGCACCTAATGAGCGTTCGTATCAGTTCCT gCAGTGGTACAAGGATGACCTGTGTGCCCTAGCATTTAAAGTTCTTCATGATAAGTGTCGTGGACCACTGGTTTTCGTCCGCGTTTACTCGGGTTCACTGAAGCCTCAGTCAGCTGTATATAACATTAACAAAAGTTGCAC GGAGAGAATGAGCCGCCTACTCCTGCCTTTTGCTGACCAGCAAATTGAAATACCATCCCTGATGCCTGGCAACATTGCTCTTACTGTTGGGTTAAAACAG AGTGCCACTGGAGATACCATAGTGTCATCAAAGGCTTCAGCAGTAGCTGCAGCACGCCGAGCTGGAAGGGATGCTGGGGGAGAGAAGAGGCCTACCAGTGACACAGAGAGCCTTCTGCTGGCAGGCGTTGAGATCCCCGACCCAGTCTTCTTCTGTACAATAGAGCCTCCTTCAATGGCCAAGCAGCAAG CAAAGCTGAGCTCAGCTGGGGgtgaagaagagaaaggatAA